The Terriglobia bacterium region TGACAGGCGACTCAAGCGATTTCGCCGGATACACATCAGTCGATGCGGGCACGCTTGCGGTAAGCGGGGCGCTGGGCGGAACGCTCGATGTGCTGGGCGGTGCTCGCCTGCAAAGCACTGGCGCGATTGGGACCACTACTATAGCCGGTACAATTGCGCCAGGAAATTCGAACTCCGGGGCGTCCGTGGTGACCCCGCTCACGACGAGGGTATCCGTGCCGTCGTTGCTCACCACGAGGTCCCGCGTTTGGCTCTGGCCCAGGTACAGGTCTCCGAATTCGATCCGGTCCGACGGGCGGGGCAGGCTCAGGCGCACGGTGTGCCGGTTCGAGTCGCACCAGGCCCCGACGTACGAGGTGTTCTGCACGACGACGTGAACGACGCCGTCGGAGGCCAGCGCGGCAAGATCCGCCGCGCTGACCTCGAAGGACCCCGTCGCCGCGCTGCAGTCGGTCCCCGTGGCGCCGACGCTCCCGAGCAGGATCCCCTCGGCGGTCGCCGTGGCGGTCTCGCCGGAGTCGCCGTAGTCCCCCTCCGCGATGAGCGTGACCGTGCCGCCGACGCCGGGGTTCTCGGCGATCGGCAGGACGTGCGCCGTGGCCGCCCCGTCGGTGGAGTACGCGACCGTGGACTCCACCGAGACCGGCGGCGCCGACACGGAGATGTCCGGCGCCCCTGTGACGTGCAGGTGCGAGGGGATCGGCACGTCGGACTCGTCCGGGTCGTTGCTCGATACGACGACGTCCGCGTCGTAGTCCCCGCCGTTCAGTCCCGTGGCGTCGAAGGTGAGCACGATTTCGGCCGATCCTCCGGCCGGAACCACGCCCGAGACCGGATCCAGGGAGAGCCAGCGGGGCCCGAGCCCGTACGCGTACGGGATCATGTGGATCAGGATCTGTCCCGGCGTGTACCCTTCCTCGTAACTGAATTCGAGGGTCTGGCAGCCCGCGATGACCCAACCCGCCCCATGCCGGTACTGGACCAGGTCGGGCCGGTGGAGGTCATCCGACGCGATGAGCGACGCGTCGCCCGGAAGGCCGGTGAGATAGGCGTGGCTCGCGGCGTACCCCGTGAACGGATTCGGCAACCCGGCCGCCAGGGGGTGGGTCGGATCCAGGACGTAGTTCGAGCCCGAGGTGTAGTGGACGATGTGCACCCCCTCGGGAAGCGTCACGAGGGACGCGTCGCCGCCGGACCAGCCCCACCCCGCGGCGTGGAACTCGAGCACGCCGCCCGAAGCGACGTAGGCGTCGACCTGATCCGCGTGCGCCGCCAGGGTCGAGTAGAAATTGGTCGGCTGGTCGCCGGCCACGATCACGAGCCGGTATCGCGCCAGGTTCGTCGAGGCGAGCGCCGCGGAGCCGACGACGTCGAAGGAGATGCCGTTGATCGACAGGATCTGCTCGTTGGATGCGGTGTCCCATGGCGCGACGTCCTGAACGAGCAGGACGTCGGCGCCGGCGATTCGGGAGCCGACGGCGGGCCGGACGAGGTGACCCGAAGGTGCCAGGTCCGATCGCGCGTCGGGAGCCGACGCCGCCGGGCCGCTCCGTGCCCCGGGAGGTGCCGTTCGCCGGTGCTCGACCGCAGGCGACGCTCCGGCGTGGGCGGCGATCGACAGGTCGTAGCGCAGATCGCTTCCACCCCGGTTCTCGATGAGCAGGGACCGGGTGGCCGTCTCGCCCGTGAACAAGCTCTCGGCGAGGGAGGTGGGGGTCACCGCGATGTCCGGTGGGATCAGCCCTTGTCCGGTCAGTCCGACCGTCACCTCCGGCTCGTCCGGATCGTCGCTCGCCACCGTGAGCGTCGCGTGAGCCTCGGCCGCCGTGGTGGGCGTGTACGTGACGGTCACGATCCGGCGCTCCCCGACCGCCAGGGACAAGGTCGACGCGTCCGCCCTGAACTCCGGGTCGTCCGATGCGATCCCCGCGATCGTCAGAACGTCCGTCCCGACGTTGGCGACCGTCAGCGCGAGGCTCCGGGACGCTCCGATGAAGAGCGGGCCGTAGTCGAGCGCGGTCGGCGACACGTCGATGTCCGGGGCCCCCGTCACGTGGAGGTGCGCCGCGAGCGACATTTGGGGCTGGTCCGGGTCGTTGCTCGACACCACGAGCTTCGCGTCGTACTCCCCGCCGTAAAGCCTCGCCGCGTCGAACGTCACCGCGAGGTCCAGGCTCCCGCCCGCGGGCACCGTTCCCGACCGGGGCTCGACCTCGAGCCAGGCGGGTCCGAAGTCCAGCGCGTTCTTGAGGACCTGTTTCAGGAGCGCGAAGTCCGCGGGGGACCACCAGAAGTCTTCAGCGGGATCGTCGACGAAGTAGACCAGGGTTCCGAGCCCGATCTGCTTGTGGACCAGGGCGGGTTGGCCGTCCCCGTTCACCACCGCGACGGTCGCCGCCGGATCGTCGATCCGGAGCATGTAGTAGGACGCGTCGTAATCCTGGAAGGTGGCCGTGGCGGGCAGGGCCGAGGCGAGCGGGTCGGAGGCCGCCACCACGCGCAGGTGAGGGGTGGAGGAGGTCTGCCAGCCGGCCTGGCCGGTGTGCGCGAGCAGGTAGGTCGCGACCCCGCTGTAGTAAGGGGCGTAATTCGAGCCCCCGAGGATCAAGAGCTTCTTGCCGACCGCCGCGGCGCTGGCGAGGGCCAGAACGTCGGCCTGATCCACGTACCCGCCGTCCAGCGCGGCGACGACGGTCTTGTACGGCGTGAAGTCCACCGAGGTGAAGTCGTCGGTGTACAGGACGTCGTGGGGCTTGCCGAGCTCATCGAGGGCTCGCAGCACCGACTGGTCCACGTAGTACGTCGCGAGGACGAGGATGTCGTTCCCGTTGAGCACGGCCTGGCCCGCCGGAGAGGACGCGGAGCCCGCGGCGGCCCTGGGGGCGGCGGCCGTCGGGTCGTAGGTCAGCGGGATCGGCCCGTCGGCGGGCCACACGACCCGTTGGGGGATCGGCGCCGCGAAGCCCGCGGCCGGTATCAAGGTCGTCGCGAAGACGAGGTCGCTCCCGCCCGAGTTCTCGATCGTCAGGGTCCGCGTGATCCTCTCGCCCGAGAGCAGGCTCTCGTCGAAGGAGGAGGGCGTCGCCGAGATGTCCGGCGGCTCCGACCCGCGCCCGCTCAGCCCGACCGTGACCGCCGGCTCATCGGGATCATCGCTCGCGACCGTCAGCGTCGCGTGCGCCTCGAAGGCCGCGCTGGGCGCGAACGTGACGGTCACGCTTCGGCTCTCGCCCGCGGCCAGCGTGAAGCTCGACGCGTCGGCCGAGAACTCCGGGCCGTCGGACGCGACGCTCGTCACCGTGAGGATGTCCGTTCCCTTGTTGGAGACCGAAAGCGCAAGGCCGCGCGAGGACCCGAGGTAGACCGATCCGTAGTCGAGGGTGGTCGGTTTCACCTCGACATCCGGGGACCCGGTCACGTGCAGGTGCGCCGGAATCGACAGCTCGGGCTCGTCGGGGTCGTCGCTCGTCACCACGATCCTCGCGTCGTAGTCCCCCCCATTCCGTCCCGTCGCGTCGAACGTCACCGCCACCTGGGCCTCGCCGCCGGCGGGGACGACCCCGCCGCTCGGGGAGACGGACAGCCAGGGCGCCATGGCGGCCCAGAAGGCGGCGTTGTGAAGGATCAGCGGGACGTCGCCCCCCCAGTAGCCCCACTCCGACACGAACGCGTTGACCGCGACCACGCCGCGCCCTTTCGTGGCCACGAACGGCAGACCGTCGTCCCAGGACGCCAGAAGCTCGGCGCCGCTCGCCAGCGACACGTCCGCGATCGCATCCCCCCAGGCCGACGTCACCCCCTTCATGATCGGATGCTGGGCGTCGAAGGGCCCCAGGCTCGCGTATCCCACCGGGCCGGTCCCGCCGCCGAGCGGGAAGTAGCCGTCGCTCTCGAGCCTTCCGTGCACGCTCCACGACCCGACGTAGGACGCGAGCGTCAGGACGACGCCGCCCCCGGAGTCCACGTAGTCCGCCAGCACATTCCCCACCGCGGCGGGGCTGCCGAACGGCACCTCGTTGACGACGATCACCGACCGATAGGGCACGAGGTCCGCCAGGGTCGGCACCCCGAGCCCGCCGTCGAACACGTCGACCGCGGCGAGATCCGGGAAGCTTCGGAGATACGACTGGATCTCCGAGACGTCGCTCGCGCTCGCGAGGATCAGGATCCTGAAGTCGCCCAGGGGGGCGCCGGTCGGGGCTCCCGGCGAGGACGCGGCGCGCGCCCTTCGCGGCGCCGTGTCCTGGGCGTAGCTCCGAGAGAGCATGGCGGGCGGCTCGGGGAGGGCCGCTCCCGGCCCGGCGGCGCGCGCCGGTGCGGACACGGATACGCGCCGGGTCACGGCGAGGCCGTTCCCGGAATCGATCGAGATCCGGAACGTCAGGTCGCTCCCACCGGTATTCCGGACGGCGAGCGCACGGGTGACCGTCCCGCCGGTGAACAGCGACTCCGCGAACGAGGACGGCGCGACCGAGATATCCGGCGGCATCCACCCCTGCCCGCTCAACGCCACGGTGACCTCCGGCTCGTCCGGGTCGTCGCTCACGATCGTGAGCGTCGCGTCCTTCTCGCCCGCGGAGGTGGGCGCGAACGTGACGGTCACGTTCCGCCGCTCTCCGACCGCCAGCGTGAAACTCGACGCGTCCGCCGAGAAGTTCGGGCCGTCCGACGCGATCCCGGTCACCGCAAGCACGTCCGTCCCGACGTTGGCGACCGTCAAGGTCAGGCTTCGCGACGAGCCGGCGGGGACCGGCCCGTACGCGAGGACGGTGGGCGTGACCTCGACGTCCGGCGCTCCCGTCACGTGCAGGTGCGCCGGCACGGTCACGGTGGGCTCGTCCGGGTCGTCGCTCGACACGAGGACGCTGGCGTCGTAATCACCGCCGATCAGCCCCGTGGCGTTGAAGGTGACCAGGATCTCCGCGGAGTCTCCTGCCGGAACCACTCCCGTGACCGGTTGGACGGCCAGCCAGATGTGCTGCAGACCATAGGCGTACGGGATCATGTCGGAGAGGATCACCCCGGCGTCCCAGCCGTTCTCGCGGCCGATCTCCAACGCCTGGCCGCTCGCCACGACGGTCCCCGTCCCGAACCGGTAGACCAGCAGGTCCGGCTGGTCCAGGTCGTCCGTCGCGACGAGCGAGGCGCCCTCCGGAATCCCCGTGAAGTACGCGTGGCTCGCGTGCGAGCCGTGGAACGGGTTCGGAACTCCCGCGACGAGGGGATGGCCCGCGTCCAGCACGTAGTTCACGTTGGCGAAGCGGGGATTGATGCGCAGCCCCGCTGGAAGCGTCACGACGGAGGCGTCGCCGCCATTCCTGCCCCAGCCGGCCGCGTGGAACTCGAGCACGCCTCCGTTGACGACGTAGGCCTCGATCCGGGTCGCCTGCGCGGACAGGGCCGCGTAGAAGCTCGTCGGCTGGTCGCCGGCCACGATCACGAGCCGGTAGGTCGACAGGTCGGTCGCGGCGAACGCCGCGGAGCCCACCACGGTGAAGGGAATGCCGTTGGCCGAGAGGATCTGCTCGTTGGCGGTGGTCCCCCAGGGCGCCGCGTCCTGGACGAGCAGGACGCCGGAGGCCTCGGTTCGCTGCTGAGCCGAGGGACTCGGGACTCCACCGGCCTCGATCCGCAGCTGGAAGTGCAGGTCCTCGCCCCCGCGGTTCTCGAAGGTCAGGGTCCTTACGAGCGTCTCACCCGTGGGAAGGCTCTCGCTGAACGAGCCGGGGGAGACGACGAGATCGGGAGGCGTCGCGCCGACGGTCCCGCCAGTGAGAAGACCCAGGAGGATCAGGAGCGGGAGCGCGAGGGGGAAGGCGAGACGACGGGGAGCCGTGCGCGAGCCTGAGGAGGTCATGTTGGTCCTTGATCCTGGGAACGCGGAGAGCGCTCCGAGAGCGAAGAATGGCCGGATGAGGCGAGCGGGAGCCGGGATGGCCGACCGACGGCGGGATCCCCGCCGCCGACCCTGCCGCGTCCCCGAGCGGACGTCGACGCGGTGACTGCACGGAATCCGCACGATGCCCCTGCCCCCAATCGACGGAGCTTCGCGAATCCTGATGTCGTCGTTCCGCTCAGGACGTGACTTCTAGTAATGAAGAAATACGGTCACGCGGGCCCGTGTCAAGTACTAAGATGTGCGCCACCCACATGGGCAGGTCCGTGGGAATCGAAGCCTGTCCGGAGCCGCGACGTGGGCCAGATCATAGGGGTCGTTCTCGCGGGGGGACGCGGGACACTGATGGGCCGTCCGAGGGGGAGCTTTGTGCTCGACGGCCTGTCCCTCGCCGAGCGAGCCGCGAGGACGCTCCGGCCGATCACCGGGACCGTGGTGGTGAGCATTTCCCCCGGCATGGCGAACCCCGCGCCCAAGTACGCGGCGGTGGAGGACGCGGCCCCCGCGTTCCGCGGCCCGCTGGCGGGGATCGACGCGGCCATGTCGGTGACCGGCGATTCCGACCTGCTCGTGCTCTCGTGCGGCTACCCCGGCGTGGACACGGCGCTCCTCCGCACGCTCCTCTCCGAGGCCCGGCCGGAGGATGAGCTGGTGTTCCTCGTGGACCCGAACGGGCGCGACCATCCGCTGGCGGGGCTCTGGAGGCGCGTCACGCGGGACCGGGTCCGGGAGGCGGTCGAGTACCGGATGCACAAGGTGAGCAGCCTGCTTCCGGACCTCGTCACGCGCCGGCTGGGCCCGCGGGAGATGCCCGACCAGGACCTCGGCACGGCCCTGGCGATCGTCGCCTTTCCCGAAGACGGAGTGGGGTGGTTCGGGTAGTCGACAGGTGCGGCGCGGGCGCCGGGACCCGTCGGCCCCGGCGCCCGGCCCGCATTACCTCGAAAGTCGGTCGAGGATCTCCGCCAGCGCGTTGAAGAACCGGCCCACGGACGGGATGTTCAGCCGCTCGTCGGGGGAGTGCACCCCTTCCATGTGCGGCCCGAAGGAGATCATGTCCATACCGGGCACCTTGTCGCCGAGGAGCCCGCACTCGAGCCCGGCGTGGATCGCCGTGACGCTCGGCTCCTTTCCCCACAGCTTCCCGAAGACGTCGCGCACGACCGCCAGCACCGGCGAGGCCATGTTCGGCTTCCATCCGGGGTAGCCGTCGCGGCTCACCACCTCGACGTCCGCCAGGGCGCCGATCGCCCGGATCGAAAGGAGCACCGCGTCCAGCGCCGGCGCGACGCTGCTCCGGCTGCTGCAGACGACCTTGAGCCGATCCCCTTCGGCCGAGACCACCGCGAGGTTGCTCGAGGTCTCGACGAGGCCGGGGATCGCCTGGCTCATGCCGAGGTTCCCGTGCGGGAGGCCGAGGAGGAGGTGCAGGAGCCGGTGGCTGTCGTCCGCGGACATCGCCCGGGCCGAGGGAGCGCCGGGACGGACCGAGATCGCGAGCCCGTCGTCGATCCCCTGGAACTCGACCTTGAGGTCGGCGGCCAGCCGGTCCACCACCTTGCGGAGCCGCGGCTCGTCGGCGGGGGCGAGGAAGACCGTCGCCTCGGCCTCGCGCGGGATCGCGTTGTGCTTCGAGCCCCCCTCGAGGGAGGCGATTCCGATCCCGATGCCGTCGATCACCGCGCCGGCCAGCGCCCGCGAGAGGATCTTGAGCGCGTTGCCGCGGTTCTCGATGATGTTCAGGCCCGAGTGCCCGCCTCGAAGCCCCTTGACCTCGACGACGAATGGCGAGGCGCCGCGGGCGGGGGAGGTCCAGGCCGGGGTGAAGTAGAGGTGCGTGTCGGCGCCTCCAGCGCAGCCGACGAACAGCACCCCGTCCTCCTCGGAATCGAGGTTCAGCAGGGTTTTGCCCCGCAACATCGAGCCGTCGAGCTTCATCGCCCCCGTGAGCCCGGTCTCCTCGTCCACCGTGAACAGGAGCTGGAGCGGGCCGTGCATTACCTTCGGGTCCACCGCCGCGGCCACCGCCGACGCGACCCCGATCCCGTTGTCCGCCCCCAGCGTGGTGCCCGTGGCGTGCACCCATTCGCCCACGATCCTCGGGCGGATCGGGTCCTTCATGAAGTCGTGGGTCACGTCCTTGTTCTTCTCCGCGACCATGTCGAGGTGCCCCTGGAGGACGATCACCGGCGCCTTCTCCCGGCCGGGGCTCGCGGGAACGTCGATCACCAGGTTGCCGACGCCGTCGCTCGAGGTCTTGAAGCCGTGGCGCGCGGCCACCGCGGTCAGGTGCCCGGCCACCGCAGCCTCGTGCCCCGACGGGCGCGGGATGCGGAGGATCTCGGAGAATTGCTCCCACACGGAGCGGGGCTCGAGGTGTGCCAGGGGGTCGCTCATTCGGGTATCCTCCGCGTGCTGTCCGCCGGACGCGGGATTCGCGGCCGGAGGTAGGGTTGCGTTTCGACGAACCCTTACGGTACCGCAGCCTGCCCCGGGGGAGCAACCGCCCGCGGTCCCGCGGCGCCGGCGGGATGGGAGCGAGGAAGGAGGTCCGCATGGCGAGGCTCACGCACGTCGACGCCAGGGGAGAGGCGAGGATGGTCGACGTGGGCGGAAAACGGGTGACGCGCCGCCGGGCGGTGGCGCGGGGGAGGCTCGCGCTGGGCGCGAAGGCCTTCAGGCTCCTGGCCGGGAACCGGCTCGCGAAGGGGGACGCGCTGGCGGTGGCGCGGATCGCGGGGATCGCGGCCGGCAAGCGCGCGAGCGAGTGGATTCCCCTCTGCCACACGGTGCCGCTCGACCATCTCGACGTCGCGATCGACCTCGACGCCGGGAACCGGGAGGCGGTGGTCACCGCGACGGTCGAGGCGCGGTGGGTGACCGGCGTCGAGATGGAGGCGCTGGTCGCGGTCTCGGGGGCCTGTCTCGTCCTCTACGACATGACCAAGGGGGTGGATCGCGCGTCCGCCATCCGGGAAATCGTACTCCTCGAGAAGAGCGGGGGGCGCTCCGGGCGCTTCAAGCGCGGCGCGACCCGCGGTAGCCTGACATAATGGGCGGTCGGGACCGGCGGCCCCCGATCGCCGCGCCGCCCGTAGCACGGAGGTGGGAATGAGACGACGCATCGCGATGGCTGTCGTGGCGGCCGCGCTCCTTACGGCCTCGAGCGCCTCGGCCCGAGCGGCGCTCCTGACGAAGACCTACCAGTTCAAGCCGGACATCGTGCTCCAGGTCGGGGAGAGCGTGGAGGGGGGGCTCCGCCTCGATTCCATCCAGATCTTTCTCCCCTCCAGCACCGGCGTGCCCGGCCTGAGGACCGGCGGCGTTCCCCGCGCCGAGATCTCCATCTCGAACCTCGGCTCCTCCCGTCAGATGTTCGGCCTCGCGATCGTCCTGCTCGACGACGAGGGCCGTCTCCTCGGCGCCGCGAACGGAGGTCCCCGTGTGTTCCCCCTGCGGCCGAACCGGCAGGGGACGTTCCGGCTGGTCCTGGACGGGGTGAACGGCGAGGCGTACAAGGCGACGCAGTTCAAGATCGCGCTCGAGACGAAGCCCTGACCTCCTCGGAGGACGCCGGTCAGTCCGTCCAGGGACGGATCACGATCCCGTAATTGCAAGGGGCGGCCGGACCGGCAGCAGAACAAAGAAGATGTCTTCCGGCCGCGCGTGGCACGTGGCGTGCTCTCCGATCCTCTCCTTGCCCGCGGAGCCGGCGGAACTAAGATTGAGTCGCGTCAGGGCAAGATCCTCGCGAGGCGAGGGTTGGAGGCTGAGACCATGAGAGCACGGCTGATTTCGACCGCACTACTCGCAGCGGCATTGTGTCTTCTCGGGTCGGCGCTCGCGCCGGCGGCACGCGCCGGTGTCGACGTGGATCTGGGCGCCAGCGTTCCCCTCGGGGACTCCGGCCGCGTCTTCTTCAACATCAGCTCGAGGTACTTCGACGTTGCGCCGCCGGTCGTCGAGCAATGGGGGACCCGGTACACGAACCCCGACGACCTCGCGGTCAGCCTCTTCATCTCGACGCAGTCGCGCCGCTCGCCCGACGTGATCTTCGCGCTCCGGCGCCAGGGGCTCTCCTGGTGGGACGTCGGGCTTCGCCTCGGCGTGCCCGTGGACGCGTGGTTCGTGCCGGTCGCGCACGACCCCGGTCCGCCTTACGGCAGGGCGTACGGCCACTGGAGGAAGCACCGCCAGAATCCGAAGTACATGATGGTGCTCCCCGACGCCGACGTGCGGAACCTCGTCGCGGTCCGGATGGCCCACGAGTACTACGGCGTCCCGGTGGACGACGCGATGCGCTGGCGCGCCTCTGGGCGGAACGTCCGCGACCTGATGGTCAGCGAATACCAAGTCCGCCACGGCCACAAGGGCGGCCACGACGACCACGGCGACAACCGGGGCCAGGGGAACGGCGGCCACGACAAGGGGCACGACAACGGCCATGGCAAGGGCCACGGCAAAGACCACGGCAAGGGCCACGACTGATCGATTCGCCCTTCCGGCCCGTCCGCGGGGGTCAGCCCCCCACGGGCGGGCCGTCCCCGGTCTCCGGCGCGAGCCCTTCGGCCAGCCACGCCAGGTACTCCTCGTCGCCGCCACCGATCCGGACCATGACCACCTCGGGCAGCTCGTAGGAGTGCAGCTCGCGGATCGCGCGCCCCACCTCCGGGAGCAGCCGCTCCGCGGTCTTGATCAAGAGGAGCCGCTCGTCGTCGCGGTGGACTTCGCCCTTCCAGCGATAGTGCGAGACGACGCCCGGCACCACGTTGACGCAGGCGGCGACGCGCCGCTCGACGAGCCCCGCCGCGATCCGCGAGGCCTCCTCGTCCGTTCCCGCGGTGGTGAGCACGATCGCGAAGCCGTGACCTTCGGACGCCATCCCGCAGCCTCCTCGAGCGGATGCTAGCACGGGGAATCGGCGAAAAAGTCGAGCTATCTCCTTGAGCCGACGAAGAGAGCTGCGCTATAGTCGCGCGGGGCGGTGCGGATGCCGCCCGCGACCCCTCGGGGCGCGCCGGGTCGATGCCGGCGCTCGACGAAAGGAGATCGGCGAACGTGACATGCAGATGCGGGCACCGTGCCGGGATGATCGACGAGATCTCCGCGCGCGAGATCCTCGATTCCAGGGGCAACCCGACCATCGAGGTGGACGTCGTCCTCGAGGACGGCACGATCGGCCGGGCGGCGGTCCCGTCCGGCGCGTCGACCGGCTCGCGGGAGGCGCTCGAGCTTCGGGACAAGGACGTGAAGCGGTTCGGTGGCAAGGGCGTGCTGAAGGCGGTCGAGAACGTCGAGAAGGTGATCGGCCCGGCCCTCAGCGGCCTCGACGCGCTGAACCAGGTGTTCATCGACAACGCGATGATCGAGATGGACGGCACCCCCACGAAGTCGAAGCTGGGGGCGAACGCGATGCTCGGCGTCTCGATGGCCGTGGCGCGCGCGGCGGCCGAGAGCGTCGGCGTCCCGCTCTACCGCTACCTCGGCGGGTCCAACACGAAGGACCTCCCGGTCCCGTTCATGAACGTGTTGAACGGCGGCGCCCACGCGGACAACAACGTGGACGTCCAGGAGTTCATGATCGTCCCCGTCGGCGCCGCGACGTTCGCCGAGGGGTACCGGATGGGCTCGGAGTGCTACCACGCCTTGAAGGGGGTCCTGAAGAAGCGCGGCCTCGCGACGTCGGTGGGGGACGAGGGCGGCTTCGCCCCGAACCTCAAGAGCAACGAGGAGGCGCTCGAGGTCCTGGTCGAGGGGATCGGGGCGGCCGGGTACAAGGCCGGGCGCGACGTGGTGCTCGCCCTCGACGTCGCCGCGTCGGAGCTCTACGAGGGGGGCAAGTACGTCCTCGCCGCGGAGAAGAAGCCGAAGAAGACCGGCGCCGAGCTGTGCGCCCTCTACGAGGCCTGGGTCAAGAAGTACCCGATCGTCTCCATCGAGGACGGGATGGCCGAGGGGGACTGGGACGGGTGGAAGTTCATGACCCGGTCCCTCGGCGAGAAGATCCAGATCGTCGGCGACGACGTGTTCGTGACCAACCCCGCGATCGTCGCGAAGGGGATCGAGCGGGGGATCGCGAACAGCGTCCTGATCAAGCTGAACCAGATCGGCACCGTCACCGAGACCCTGGACTGCGTGCAGATGTCGCTGCGCGCCGGCTACTCGTGCGTCGTCTCGCACCGTTCGGGCGAGACCGAGGACAGCTTCATCGCCGACCTCGTGGTGGCGCTGAATCTCGGGCAGATCAAGACCGGCGCGCCCTGTCGGTCGGAGCGGACGGCGAAGTACAACCAGCTGGTCCGGATCGAGGAGGAGCTGGGGGACGATGCCCGGTACGTGGGCCGCTCGGCGTTCCCGCGGCTCGGCCGGAAGTAGGTCTCGGACGGGGAGGGGGGCGGGCGCCTCGATGGGAAGGCTCCTGCGTTTCCGGAGGCGTGGCGGCGAGCCGTGGCCGCGCGGAGTTCCGAGCGACGCGCGCTCCGATCCGCTGTTCCCGTCGGACGCGCGTCCCGCCGAGGACCCCCCGCCCGGCAAGGCACCCGACCCGGACCGCGAGCGGCGCCGCCGCTTCTTGCACGGCGTGGTCGGCCTCTTCCTGGCGACCCTCTTCGTCGCCGGCTCCGTCGAGGCGCTGGTGGGCAACCACGGCTACTTCGCCGTGCGCCGGAGCCGGGAGGAGCTGGCGTCCCTGAAGGCCGCGGTCGAGCGGAAGCAGATCCAGGTCATGGAGCTGAGGCAGGCGGTGGACCGCCTCAAGAACGATCCCCACGCCATCGAGCGGATCGCCCGCGAGGAGCTGGGGTTCGTGAAGCCCGGCGAGATCACGTTCCTCCTCCCGCGCGAGGAGAATTGCGTGCCCGGCGGCGGCCTGGCGCTTCCTCCGCCGGCGGTGAAGAAGGCGCCAGCCGCCAAGCCGGACGTGCCGAGGGACTAGGGGACACGCCCGGTCCCGCGGGGCCTTGATCTGCGGACGGTGTTTGGTATACTCTCCGATCGTCCGAGCACACTTGACGCGGGGTGGAGCAGTCCGGTAGCTCGTTGGGCTCATAACCCAAAGGTCGCAGGTTCAAATCCTGCCCCCGCTACCACCTGACAGGCAGAGTTTCCCGGCCGCGGAAGCGCGACGGCGGGGAACCTGCGCATCTCCAGCTCGAGGCGCGCCTCTTCCGGCATGACTTTCACGCCGCCCACGAACGCGCGCACGAACTCCTTCCGCTCCTCCAGGCTCCCCGACTCCAACATACGCGGTAGATTGCGTAGCGAGGCGAGGCCTTCCCGGAGGACCAACTCGACGTCGATCGGCTCGTAGGGGGCCGTCTCAAGCTCCTGGAGGCGGTCCTGGAGCCGACGCCGCTCGTTCCCGAGGTCGCGCAGCTTCGTGTCCACGAAGGCCCTCGTCTCG contains the following coding sequences:
- a CDS encoding choice-of-anchor D domain-containing protein; the encoded protein is MTSSGSRTAPRRLAFPLALPLLILLGLLTGGTVGATPPDLVVSPGSFSESLPTGETLVRTLTFENRGGEDLHFQLRIEAGGVPSPSAQQRTEASGVLLVQDAAPWGTTANEQILSANGIPFTVVGSAAFAATDLSTYRLVIVAGDQPTSFYAALSAQATRIEAYVVNGGVLEFHAAGWGRNGGDASVVTLPAGLRINPRFANVNYVLDAGHPLVAGVPNPFHGSHASHAYFTGIPEGASLVATDDLDQPDLLVYRFGTGTVVASGQALEIGRENGWDAGVILSDMIPYAYGLQHIWLAVQPVTGVVPAGDSAEILVTFNATGLIGGDYDASVLVSSDDPDEPTVTVPAHLHVTGAPDVEVTPTVLAYGPVPAGSSRSLTLTVANVGTDVLAVTGIASDGPNFSADASSFTLAVGERRNVTVTFAPTSAGEKDATLTIVSDDPDEPEVTVALSGQGWMPPDISVAPSSFAESLFTGGTVTRALAVRNTGGSDLTFRISIDSGNGLAVTRRVSVSAPARAAGPGAALPEPPAMLSRSYAQDTAPRRARAASSPGAPTGAPLGDFRILILASASDVSEIQSYLRSFPDLAAVDVFDGGLGVPTLADLVPYRSVIVVNEVPFGSPAAVGNVLADYVDSGGGVVLTLASYVGSWSVHGRLESDGYFPLGGGTGPVGYASLGPFDAQHPIMKGVTSAWGDAIADVSLASGAELLASWDDGLPFVATKGRGVVAVNAFVSEWGYWGGDVPLILHNAAFWAAMAPWLSVSPSGGVVPAGGEAQVAVTFDATGRNGGDYDARIVVTSDDPDEPELSIPAHLHVTGSPDVEVKPTTLDYGSVYLGSSRGLALSVSNKGTDILTVTSVASDGPEFSADASSFTLAAGESRSVTVTFAPSAAFEAHATLTVASDDPDEPAVTVGLSGRGSEPPDISATPSSFDESLLSGERITRTLTIENSGGSDLVFATTLIPAAGFAAPIPQRVVWPADGPIPLTYDPTAAAPRAAAGSASSPAGQAVLNGNDILVLATYYVDQSVLRALDELGKPHDVLYTDDFTSVDFTPYKTVVAALDGGYVDQADVLALASAAAVGKKLLILGGSNYAPYYSGVATYLLAHTGQAGWQTSSTPHLRVVAASDPLASALPATATFQDYDASYYMLRIDDPAATVAVVNGDGQPALVHKQIGLGTLVYFVDDPAEDFWWSPADFALLKQVLKNALDFGPAWLEVEPRSGTVPAGGSLDLAVTFDAARLYGGEYDAKLVVSSNDPDQPQMSLAAHLHVTGAPDIDVSPTALDYGPLFIGASRSLALTVANVGTDVLTIAGIASDDPEFRADASTLSLAVGERRIVTVTYTPTTAAEAHATLTVASDDPDEPEVTVGLTGQGLIPPDIAVTPTSLAESLFTGETATRSLLIENRGGSDLRYDLSIAAHAGASPAVEHRRTAPPGARSGPAASAPDARSDLAPSGHLVRPAVGSRIAGADVLLVQDVAPWDTASNEQILSINGISFDVVGSAALASTNLARYRLVIVAGDQPTNFYSTLAAHADQVDAYVASGGVLEFHAAGWGWSGGDASLVTLPEGVHIVHYTSGSNYVLDPTHPLAAGLPNPFTGYAASHAYLTGLPGDASLIASDDLHRPDLVQYRHGAGWVIAGCQTLEFSYEEGYTPGQILIHMIPYAYGLGPRWLSLDPVSGVVPAGGSAEIVLTFDATGLNGGDYDADVVVSSNDPDESDVPIPSHLHVTGAPDISVSAPPVSVESTVAYSTDGAATAHVLPIAENPGVGGTVTLIAEGDYGDSGETATATAEGILLGSVGATGTDCSAATGSFEVSAADLAALASDGVVHVVVQNTSYVGAWCDSNRHTVRLSLPRPSDRIEFGDLYLGQSQTRDLVVSNDGTDTLVVSGVTTDAPEFEFPGAIVPAIVVVPIAPVLCRRAPPSTSSVPPSAPLTASVPASTDVYPAKSLESPV
- a CDS encoding molybdenum cofactor guanylyltransferase yields the protein MGQIIGVVLAGGRGTLMGRPRGSFVLDGLSLAERAARTLRPITGTVVVSISPGMANPAPKYAAVEDAAPAFRGPLAGIDAAMSVTGDSDLLVLSCGYPGVDTALLRTLLSEARPEDELVFLVDPNGRDHPLAGLWRRVTRDRVREAVEYRMHKVSSLLPDLVTRRLGPREMPDQDLGTALAIVAFPEDGVGWFG
- a CDS encoding aminoacyl-histidine dipeptidase, with amino-acid sequence MSDPLAHLEPRSVWEQFSEILRIPRPSGHEAAVAGHLTAVAARHGFKTSSDGVGNLVIDVPASPGREKAPVIVLQGHLDMVAEKNKDVTHDFMKDPIRPRIVGEWVHATGTTLGADNGIGVASAVAAAVDPKVMHGPLQLLFTVDEETGLTGAMKLDGSMLRGKTLLNLDSEEDGVLFVGCAGGADTHLYFTPAWTSPARGASPFVVEVKGLRGGHSGLNIIENRGNALKILSRALAGAVIDGIGIGIASLEGGSKHNAIPREAEATVFLAPADEPRLRKVVDRLAADLKVEFQGIDDGLAISVRPGAPSARAMSADDSHRLLHLLLGLPHGNLGMSQAIPGLVETSSNLAVVSAEGDRLKVVCSSRSSVAPALDAVLLSIRAIGALADVEVVSRDGYPGWKPNMASPVLAVVRDVFGKLWGKEPSVTAIHAGLECGLLGDKVPGMDMISFGPHMEGVHSPDERLNIPSVGRFFNALAEILDRLSR